The Brassica oleracea var. oleracea cultivar TO1000 chromosome C6, BOL, whole genome shotgun sequence genomic interval CCTCCGCACCACTTTTGCAAGGAGGACCAGAGGGATGCTCTTTTGGAATTCATAGCCGAGTTTCCAACTGGTGAGAGTTACACATGGAATAAGAGCAGTGATTGCTGTTTTTGGGAAGGTGTCACATGCAATCATAGATCTGGACAGGTGATATCACTCGACCTTTCTTACACTCTTCTCAACAGCTCTTTAAAAACTAATAATAGTCTCTTTAGACTCCGATCTCTTCGTCACCTAAACCTCATGGATTGTAATCTTCGAGGAGAGATTCCTTCTTCGCTAGGAAACCTTTCTCGTCTCGTCGAACTTGATCTTTGGGATAATCATTTGGTAGGTGAAGTTCCGGTTTCCGTAGGAAATTTAAACGAGCTAAGGGTCTTGTCCCTCGGTGGCAACAAGTTAAGTGGCAATTTTCCTATTATTTTCGCCAATTTAACGAAGCTTTCCTTTTTGGGCCTCAACTTTAATAACTTCACATCCACGCTTCCAGTAAACATGAGTGAATTCATCAATTTGGAGTATTTCAATATCAATGAAAACTCATTTTTTGGACCTTTTCCTAAGTCCTTGTTCTTGAATCCTTTGTTAGAGTCTGTTGATTTGGGAAGAAATCAGTTCACAGGACCTTTTGAATTTCCAAATACATCTTCACTATCATCTAAGCTTCAGTTTCTAAACCTTGCCAATAATAGATTCGATGGCCCAATCCCAGAATCCATATCAAAATTTCTGCACCTCAGCCAAATATATCTTAACCACAATAATTTCAGTGGGTCAATCCCTAGATCTATATCAAAGTTAGCCAACCTCACAGATTTGCATCTTTCCAACAACATGTTGAAAGGTCGAGTACCAGGTTTCTTATGGAGATTGCTAGCTGTGACACTTTCTCACAATTATTTCAGCAGTTTTGCAAACCCTTCAAAAGACCCACTTATTCAAATGTTGGATTTGAGTTCAAATTCATTCCAAGGACCATTCCCCCATTGGATATGCAAGCTCAAAAAGCTAAGCTTATTAGATTTGTCTAACAATCTCTTCAACGGGTCGATTCCCCCGTGCTTAAGGAATTCTACTGTTTCTCTTATAGACCTTATTCTTCGTAACAACAGTTTCAGTGGAATTATTCCAGATATATTTGCCGATGCTACCGAGTTACAATCATTCGATGTTAGTCGCAACCATCTAGAGGGAAGTTTTCCAAAGTCCTTGATCATTTGCAAAG includes:
- the LOC106299072 gene encoding receptor-like protein 12 isoform X2; its protein translation is MMTRSHCYCFITIFFTLLLHTLASPPHHFCKEDQRDALLEFIAEFPTGESYTWNKSSDCCFWEGVTCNHRSGQVISLDLSYTLLNSSLKTNNSLFRLRSLRHLNLMDCNLRGEIPSSLGNLSRLVELDLWDNHLVGEVPVSVGNLNELRVLSLGGNKLSGNFPIIFANLTKLSFLGLNFNNFTSTLPVNMSEFINLEYFNINENSFFGPFPKSLFLNPLLESVDLGRNQFTGPFEFPNTSSLSSKLQFLNLANNRFDGPIPESISKFLHLSQIYLNHNNFSGSIPRSISKLANLTDLHLSNNMLKGRVPGFLWRLLAVTLSHNYFSSFANPSKDPLIQMLDLSSNSFQGPFPHWICKLKKLSLLDLSNNLFNGSIPPCLRNSTVSLIDLILRNNSFSGIIPDIFADATELQSFDVSRNHLEGSFPKSLIICKALQIVNVENNKIKDEFPFWLGSLPSLNVLILRSNEFYGPLYHPHMSIGFQSLKVIDVSHNEFTGTLPSHYFSNWREMTTSSEEIDQYYFASIGYTTPWNTYHTIYYESVYHSMEMVNKGVEMNFERILKDFRAINFSGNRISGEIPESISCLKELRLLNLSNNKFRNDIPRCISNLKNLETLDLSSNNLSGQIPQDLGNLSFLSYMNFSHNLLQGPVPRGTQFQRQKCSSFLDNPGLFGLEEICQQTHVPNPTSHQSEELSEAEEQVLNWIAAAIAYGPGLLCGLVMGHIFTSHNQ
- the LOC106299072 gene encoding receptor-like protein 12 isoform X1: MMTRSHCYCFITIFFTLLLHTLASPPHHFCKEDQRDALLEFIAEFPTGESYTWNKSSDCCFWEGVTCNHRSGQVISLDLSYTLLNSSLKTNNSLFRLRSLRHLNLMDCNLRGEIPSSLGNLSRLVELDLWDNHLVGEVPVSVGNLNELRVLSLGGNKLSGNFPIIFANLTKLSFLGLNFNNFTSTLPVNMSEFINLEYFNINENSFFGPFPKSLFLNPLLESVDLGRNQFTGPFEFPNTSSLSSKLQFLNLANNRFDGPIPESISKFLHLSQIYLNHNNFSGSIPRSISKLANLTDLHLSNNMLKGRVPGFLWRLLAVTLSHNYFSSFANPSKDPLIQMLDLSSNSFQGPFPHWICKLKKLSLLDLSNNLFNGSIPPCLRNSTVSLIDLILRNNSFSGIIPDIFADATELQSFDVSRNHLEGSFPKSLIICKALQIVNVENNKIKDEFPFWLGSLPSLNVLILRSNEFYGPLYHPHMSIGFQSLKVIDVSHNEFTGTLPSHYFSNWREMTTSSEEIDQYYFASIGYTTPWNTYHTIYYESVYHSMEMVNKGVEMNFERILKDFRAINFSGNRISGEIPESISCLKELRLLNLSNNKFRNDIPRCISNLKNLETLDLSSNNLSGQIPQDLGNLSFLSYMNFSHNLLQGPVPRGTQFQRQKCSSFLDNPGLFGLEEICQQTHVPNPTSHQSEELSEAEEQVLNWIAAAIAYGPGLLCGLVMGHIFTSHNHQCWFAERFGRRKIRVVTSVR